A stretch of Ipomoea triloba cultivar NCNSP0323 chromosome 13, ASM357664v1 DNA encodes these proteins:
- the LOC116002738 gene encoding myb-related protein 305-like, which yields MMGTEQMGWGIMGGWRKGPWTAEEDRLLVEYVRFHGEGRWNSVARFAGLKRNGKSCRLRWVNYLRPDLKRGQITPHEERIIVELHARWGNRWSTIARSLPGRTDNEIKNYWRTHFKKKAAANSSDHPKARILRQQQQQKKKKQEESNHQMDMRKMMSSFDEIDENRLSVPQPQPPTDLLSDQEQGFLYSMINGYASVPEPYSTEDMIMCDGLWNLDDFHGSFSANKACFLQPVAAPFY from the exons ATGATGGGCACAGAACAAATGGGGTGGGGAATCATGGGTGGATGGAGGAAAGGGCCATGGACTGCAGAAGAAGACAGATTGCTTGTTGAATATGTGAGGTTTCATGGTGAAGGAAGGTGGAATTCTGTTGCAAGATTTGCAG GACTGAAAAGGAATGGGAAGAGTTGCAGGTTAAGGTGGGTGAATTACTTGAGGCCTGACTTGAAGAGAGGGCAGATAACCCCTCATGAAGAGAGGATCATTGTTGAGCTACATGCTAGGTGGGGGAACAG GTGGTCAACAATTGCAAGAAGCCTACCAGGAAGAACAGACAATGAGATCAAGAACTACTGGAGAACTCATTTCAAGAAGAAGGCAGCAGCTAACAGCTCTGATCACCCGAAAGCTCGGATTTTGaggcagcaacaacaacagaagaagaagaaacaagaGGAGAGCAATCATCAAATGGACATGAGAAAGATGATGTCTTCATTCGACGAAATCGACGAAAACAGACTCTCAGTACCTCAACCTCAACCTCCAACAGACCTGTTGTCTGATCAAGAACAAGGCTTTCTCTACTCCATGATCAATGGCTATGCATCAGTGCCAGAGCCCTATTCCACTGAGGACATGATTATGTGTGATGGGCTGTGGAATTTGGATGATTTTCATGGGAGTTTCAGTGCAAACAAAGCCTGTTTCCTGCAACCTGTAGCAGCTCCTTTCTACTGA
- the LOC116001476 gene encoding pentatricopeptide repeat-containing protein At1g20230-like — protein sequence MIRCYHTSAAGFSLNLLHFLQNSIDSQSLKLAQQCHAQIHRSGLTQDSVLATKLISAYSTCRNAFDSRLVFYSIEAKSVYIYNALINGYAKNRFFAQSIDLFEQMCAGTVLPDEFTFSGIVKVLGESGDFVSGRMVHCMCEKKGFVLDTVVGNSFMSMYVKGGSLHDALKVFDELPCRNLSSWNCIISGYANLRDQTFENSLWEFVREMQTEGWKFDAITVSTLLSFCAEDKKTWHYGRELHCYVLKNGLKLEVSFDDDAHLGCCLIDIYAKSGRVDSARKVFEELIHRNVYAWTAIINGYAQNGDFMEAFALFFEMQMEGIKPNKVSLISILPACGSLVSLKGGKQVHGFAIRHELNQEVSFCNALIDMYFKTGSLSSARKLFLGCNTKDRISWSSMIVGYGLHGRGQEAVRLFDEMLQHGIKPDMITAVAVLSACARVGLVDDGIRVYRSVLNDYGVKPTLEMCSCMVDLFGRSGQLERALDFIDTMPVPPGASVWGALMNASALHGNDEMRELAYNFLVQIEPENPANYVSLSNLYASSQKWDVVSRVRTLMKERGLKKMPGLSWINISNETHSFYIFDKAHPCSNMIYERLDELSTAMKEAGLDSEFESAIKLCE from the coding sequence ATGATTCGTTGTTACCACACATCTGCAGCTGGCTTCTCTCTTAATCTCCTCCATTTTCTTCAAAACTCCATTGATTCTCAATCTCTCAAGCTCGCCCAGCAGTGCCATGCCCAAATCCACCGATCGGGCCTCACTCAAGACTCCGTTCTTGCAACAAAGCTCATCTCGGCGTACTCGACCTGTCGAAACGCGTTCGATTCGCGGCTAGTTTTTTATTCGATTGAAGCTAAAAGCGTATACATTTACAACGCGTTGATAAATGGGTACGCGAAGAACAGGTTCTTCGCGCAAAGTATTGATCTTTTTGAGCAAATGTGCGCGGGTACTGTTTTGCCAGATGAATTCACGTTTTCGGGTATCGTGAAAGTGTTGGGTGAATCCGGGGATTTTGTCTCTGGGAGAATGGTTCACTGTATGTGTGAGAAAAAGGGGTTTGTTTTGGATACTGTGGTTGGGAATTCTTTCATGTCTATGTATGTGAAGGGTGGGAGTCTTCATGATGCATTGaaggtgtttgatgaattgcCTTGCAGAAATTTGAGTTCTTGGAATTGTATAATTTCTGGGTATGCAAATTTGAGGGATCAAACTTTTGAGAATAGTTTGTGGGAGTTTGTGAGAGAGATGCAAACTGAAGGTTGGAAATTTGATGCAATTACAGTTTCTACACTGCTCTCATTTTGTGCAGAAGATAAGAAAACATGGCATTATGGAAGGGAGCTGCACTGTTATGTCTTGAAGAATGGGTTGAAGTTAGAAGTGAGTTTCGACGACGATGCTCATTTAGGGTGTTGTTTGATTGATATATACGCCAAAAGCGGCAGAGTTGATTCAGCAAGAAAGGTTTTTGAAGAGTTAATCCATAGGAATGTGTATGCTTGGACAGCAATCATAAATGGTTATGCGCAGAATGGTGATTTCATGGAAGCTTTTGCGCTTTTCTTTGAAATGCAAATGGAGGGAATCAAGCCGAATAAGGTTTCACTTATTAGTATTCTACCTGCCTGTGGTTCACTGGTGAGTTTGAAGGGCGGGAAACAGGTTCATGGATTCGCCATCAGGCACGAGCTGAACCAAGAAGTCTCGTTCTGCAATGCTCTAATCGATATGTATTTCAAGACCGGGAGCTTGAGTAGTGCAAGAAAGCTTTTTCTCGGCTGCAACACTAAGGACAGAATATCCTGGAGTTCAATGATCGTTGGATATGGACTGCATGGTAGAGGTCAGGAAGCGGTTCGTTTGTTCGACGAGATGCTTCAGCACGGGATAAAACCCGATATGATCACAGCAGTTGCAGTCCTTTCCGCCTGTGCAAGGGTGGGGCTAGTAGACGATGGCATTAGGGTATATCGTTCTGTTCTGAATGACTATGGCGTTAAACCAACGCTAGAAATGTGTTCATGTATGGTCGACTTGTTTGGTCGATCGGGGCAGCTGGAAAGAGCGCTCGATTTCATCGACACGATGCCAGTGCCACCGGGGGCTAGTGTTTGGGGGGCTCTCATGAATGCCTCTGCACTCCATGGAAATGATGAAATGAGAGAATTGGCATACAATTTTCTCGTCCAGATCGAACCCGAGAACCCTGCAAACTATGTTTCGCTCTCGAATCTTTATGCTTCTTCCCAGAAATGGGATGTTGTTTCCAGGGTGAGAACTTTGATGAAAGAGAGAGGGCTGAAGAAGATGCCTGGATTAAGCTGGATTAACATCAGTAATGAAACTCATAGCTTTTACATTTTTGACAAGGCTCACCCTTGCTCCAACATGATTTATGAGAGGTTGGATGAACTCAGTACAGCAATGAAGGAAGCTGGTTTGGACTCTGAATTTGAAAGTGCAATAAAATTGTGTGAATGA